ACAACTGTCAGATAACAATCAGATTGCTCTTATAAGATGATGACACAAATAGGATAATCCAAAAATTAACAAAGTGAACTGAAGATTTACCTCATTAACAAACCTAAAAAACCCCATCCATTGATCCATGTTTATAACCTTGTAATCAGTCTGCGTCTGCATCAGTAACCAAGCACATAAGCATAATTTAGAAGGATTATTCTGGCTCTCCACTCATTTTTTTTTGCGTTTAAAATATGAAACAATGACTAAAAGCAGCATGACTTTTTTAGGACAGTCTCCTTTTACAGGGAGGTGAATAAGCATACACTATAAAAGGAGCTATGTATTGCAGCTGCGAGTTCTCAGTCAAACTAGTGATTTTCACCATAAAAGGAGCTCCTAAAGCATCCTAAAGGGATCCACAGCAAAAACTAACAATTATATTGTTCTTGTACTCTGCCGACCAAATGGACATTTTAAGTGGAAAAAAAACCGGAGTATAAAATAGAAGAGGAGCATAGGGTAACTCACCCTCAAATACTGAGTAAGGCCGTCAACTTGGGGCCGAAATTGAGACCCTAAAACGAGATCCAACAGGAGACAAATGCTCTCAACGTCAATACTCTTCTGCTTTTCCTCTAGGAAAGAGTGAAGGAAAAAAGAAAACTGGTAATCAGAAGAAAAGAAGACACAGTTCAAAGATGAAATTTAATATTCCGACTTTCACAGCCAGCCTATGGAACTTGCAATGAACGGGATAACAATTTAATATATAGTTACTATATGGAAATAAAATCTAAACCCAGCATAAGAGCACATGCTGTTATAAAGCTATTCTATTCTGTTTCATCTTTGTTCTCTTTTTCAGTCTAAAGTTGATCAATGAATCTTCCCCTCCATGAATTAACACAACTTAATGTTACATAACGGGTGACAATGGAAGCACCATACCTGTCAAGCAGTACTGAAATGCATAGGAGTAAAAATCCACAAAATTTGATGGCCTTCTAACCTTTTAAAGAAACGAAAAAGCGGATTTAGAGTAGGAATAGAACAAAAATCCTTCTCACAGCAGAAGGAACCAAAACATTCACTCAGCATGAGCAGAAGTTCAAATATGATAAGTACCTCCTTCTCAAGTTCTGGAAGTGCTTTCTTCAATTTCTGTACTGTGTCAGCTCTTAATGCTTTGAGGCCCTTCCGCCACTCATCCTAGGGGGCAAAGCAATGGTGAGTTACCGTCAGGAAGCATACAAGCAAAAATAAGCAAACAAGCTATCAAGCTGAAAAGTAGAGGGCAACTGCATAACATAACAAAAATTTAACGGGTTCAAAGCATTACTTCAGATTTCCAGAAGAACCAACAGGATTTTTTTTGTAAATCATGTCAAATCAGACATTCTACAGTGACCAAAAAGCCGAAATAGTTGCATTCCTAGTAAAAGCTGTTACACATGCATCCTCTTGCATTTTAATAAGTGATGGGCCTCTACCGCTAGCTCAATGGAAGTACAAATGCAATAGCCTAACCTCACTTTGGCACAAAGGTTACCCTCCTGTAAATCCGCGTGCCTAAAACTAATTGGATTAACAGCAACTCAGGCATACTTATAAACAGGTAGGCGTAAGGCCTGCGTACACCCCACCCTCTCCAGatctcactgggtatgttgttgcagAGATCCAATTAACATACCATGAGTGATGCTTCATTACAACATCAAACCAATGCATGACTTCCAATAGCGTAACAGACCAACTAATATCTCAACTTGATTTTCCTACAATAAGCAGCATTTTTTTATGAGGGTGGTATCTGGGCCAACTTGCGAGCACCTCGACTATTCCACGGGTGGTATCTCTGGGCCAACTTGCGAGCACCTCGACTATTCCACGGGTGGTATCTGGGCCAACTTGCGAGCACCTCGACTATTCCACGGGTGGTATCTGGGCCAACTTGCGAGCACCTCGACTATTCCACAAGCACATATACCAACTTAGAAGATGGGAAGAAATAacctaagagcctgtttggattggcttataggTGTTATAaagccaaaatagcttttaagcacttttgtagcGTTTGAGCAATAAGATAAAAAAAGTGCTTTAAGCACTTGTTTCTGAgctaaaataacaaaaataatattttcaaaaaaaaataacaaaaataatactAACTTATGCTTAAgcttataagcccatccaaataggctccGAGTGCTTTCTGCCTCCACTGGGATCTGAACCTTAGACCTCACGGTTCTCCCCCACTTCATTAACCACTTTCAACTTAATTCCAAAAAAATATTGCGAAAAACACTATACTCGATGAATGTTAGCTTCTAAACCTCACTGATCATAAACTTCCAAAACATAAACCCCAGGATGAGTTCTTAACAGAAGATTCTCTAGGCGCATGTAAATGTTCATTTCTGTTGTATAACATGTCATACTAGACAAAAGAGTATCTCTCCCTACAAAAGTCTGAACATGCTCAAATAGGCATGTCTAAGACACAGTTGGCAAAGCGTAATCCCAAGCAAAAAGGTGAAAAGACGCACATCAATTCCTCCATTTAACTCACTAAGTTTTCGGGGAAACGACTAGGCCTGGGTAGAACTGCTTGACTGTAATCCTGCCTAACCATTGCCGATTTCCTACGTTCTTGCTCTGCTTATTAGCACGCGGGCTTGAGACTTAAATCAACTTTTCAGCACCCTTTTCACTGGACTACTTTGGTACAAACTTCCTAAGACAACAAAGCACACTCATGCCCGGAATAAAATGGCTGCGTTATTTGACAACTCCAGTAACTGAATTAACAGCCATAACAGATAAGTTGAATTTGTCATTCCCAAGTAACAAAACATAGTTACATGAAAGGAAGGAACAAAGGCTACCCGTCAAAAATTGATGAAGATGCTAGAAACAACAAAAAAAGTGCAATACATCCTGAAATgctaaagtaatactagtaatagcCAAAGCAAATACATACCAGAGAGAAGTATCCTTGTTTTTCAGACTGCAGTTTCCTAAAATTCAAAGTTGATGCTATTAAACCTCAGAAGATCTATGATAATTCATAAAGACTAACAAGTAACTGAGTATAAGGCATCTTACCATGCAAGCATCAATATCCTGACGTCAGTATGTTCGACTTCCAAATCAGAACAAAGAGATTCAATTCCTTCAGGGCTAACCATGAA
The nucleotide sequence above comes from Lycium barbarum isolate Lr01 chromosome 3, ASM1917538v2, whole genome shotgun sequence. Encoded proteins:
- the LOC132633039 gene encoding uncharacterized protein LOC132633039 encodes the protein MPRTSSKKGLTASAASNPAVDLFRSASSKAASKELERIDQLFYTYANASSGMIDPEGIESLCSDLEVEHTDVRILMLAWKLQSEKQGYFSLDEWRKGLKALRADTVQKLKKALPELEKEVRRPSNFVDFYSYAFQYCLTEEKQKSIDVESICLLLDLVLGSQFRPQVDGLTQYLRTQTDYKVINMDQWMGFFRFVNEISFPDLSNYDSNLAWPLILDNFVESMRAKQG